The proteins below are encoded in one region of Equus caballus isolate H_3958 breed thoroughbred chromosome 16, TB-T2T, whole genome shotgun sequence:
- the LOC102148199 gene encoding WAS/WASL-interacting protein family member 3-like has translation MVHKRQKKRSLGTCTLTNESLSRINRLEPGERVPRTTRRSEQACKVVTRGHGRQHRSRSAAASHLLGPSLTWQESGRAFPAARRPRTPGRRAQDPPLSPRRPEAAASPPAARGLHPAGAPLTGGSPAVPGRPAPVPGEAPRLPRTHPAERASGRPTPLARPPFLPHSLSGRRDPAPPPVTYLVTEFEERHGGRLRRRPSPPLPPL, from the coding sequence ATGGTGCACAAAcgtcaaaagaaaagaagtctgGGAACTTGCACGTTGACTAACGAGTCCCTGAGCAGAATCAACCGCCTTGAACCTGGAGAGCGTGTGCCTCGAACTACCCGGAGAAGCGAACAGGCGTGCAAGGTCGTGACCCGAGGCCACGGCCGCCAGCACCGCTCCCGCTCGGCCGCGGCGAGCCACCTGTTAGGCCCGAGCCTCACCTGGCAGGAAAGCGGACGCGCATTCCCGGCAGCGCGCCGGCCGCGGACGCCCGGGCGGCGAGCGCAGGACCCGCCCCTCTCGCCGCGGCGGCCGGAGGCGGCGGCGAGCCCCCCGGCGGCACGTGGGCTTCACCCGGCCGGGGCTCCGCTGACAGGCGGGTCGCCTGCAGTCCCCGGCCGCCCAGCGCCCGTCCCCGGGGAGGCACCGCGCCTCCCTCGCACCCACCCCGCCGAGCGGGCGTCCGGGCGGCCCACACCGCTGGCCCGCCCgcccttcctccctcactccctctctgGTCGGCGCGATCCCGCCCCGCCGCCCGTCACCTACCTGGTCACGGAGTTTGAGGAACGCCATGGCGGTCGCCTCCGCCGCCGCCCCAGCCCACCGCTCCCGCCCCTGTAG